A DNA window from Sporosarcina sp. ANT_H38 contains the following coding sequences:
- the sdaAB gene encoding L-serine ammonia-lyase, iron-sulfur-dependent subunit beta — MKFRSVFDIIGPVMIGPSSSHTAGAARIGRVARTLFGRQPEWARVHLYGSFAETYKGHGTDVAIIGGLLDYDTFDERIKSAFADAEKLGMTFEFIPEAEEAVHPNTARLVIGDSQGVMELTGISIGGGTMEVVELNGFPLRLSGHYPALLIVHNDRSGVIANVSNAIAKLDINIAHMEVDRKEKGEMALMVIEVDQMIDAALINELESLPNVTQVSTLAN; from the coding sequence ATGAAATTCAGATCAGTTTTTGATATTATTGGGCCAGTTATGATAGGGCCATCATCTTCACATACTGCTGGCGCTGCGAGAATCGGTCGTGTTGCACGAACGCTGTTTGGCAGACAGCCGGAATGGGCTAGGGTTCATCTTTATGGTTCTTTTGCAGAAACGTATAAGGGACACGGAACGGATGTAGCTATTATCGGCGGTTTATTAGATTATGATACATTTGATGAGCGCATTAAATCTGCATTTGCTGATGCAGAAAAACTTGGTATGACTTTTGAATTTATTCCTGAAGCGGAAGAGGCGGTGCATCCGAACACAGCTCGTCTTGTAATTGGGGACAGTCAGGGCGTTATGGAACTGACCGGGATTTCTATAGGTGGCGGAACGATGGAAGTTGTGGAACTTAACGGTTTTCCACTAAGGTTATCAGGGCATTACCCGGCACTTCTTATCGTTCACAATGATCGGTCAGGTGTTATTGCAAACGTTTCCAATGCGATTGCGAAATTAGACATTAATATTGCACATATGGAAGTTGACCGAAAAGAAAAAGGGGAAATGGCCCTTATGGTGATTGAAGTCGATCAAATGATCGATGCTGCACTGATAAATGAGTTGGAATCATTGCCGAATGTAACGCAAGTTTCAACATTGGCAAACTAA
- a CDS encoding DAK2 domain-containing protein yields the protein MKTIDGLKFAEMIKLGAHHLYQNADYVDSLNVFPVPDGDTGTNMNLSMTSGAKETEENAVAHIGQTAQALSKGLLMGARGNSGVILSQLFRGFGKAIENNATVNGAQFAAALKYGVETAYKAVMKPVEGTILTVAKDASNIGVEKAASTDDIIEVMEAVVKEAQASLERTPDLLAVLKEVGVVDSGGQGLVYVYEGFLACLKGEELPERTVVESMDDLVSAEHHRTVQGFMNTEDIEFGYCTEFMVKFEDDKLETNPYDESEFRQGLSQFGDSLLVISDDEVAKVHIHTEEPGDALSYGQKFGSLIKIKIENMRQQHLEIVGENFSVQNMTKKEVVKHPYAVVTVAMGAGISELLKSVGASAVIEGGQTMNPSTEDIVKAIEEVGAERVLILPNNKNIIMAAEQAAQIIGIEAAVVPTKTVPEGLAAILAFNPEAEVSVNTAAMTEAASFVKTGQVTHAVRDTSIDGVEITKDDFMGISGGKIITSAPSLKNVMETLLNSIIDGDAEIVTIIYGEDVSEEDASAIVSYVEDNFAHAEVELYNGKQPLYPYIISVE from the coding sequence ATGAAGACCATAGATGGTTTGAAATTTGCGGAAATGATAAAGTTGGGTGCACATCACCTTTATCAAAATGCCGATTATGTCGATTCACTAAATGTTTTTCCGGTACCTGATGGTGATACCGGTACAAATATGAATTTATCGATGACTTCAGGAGCGAAGGAAACTGAAGAAAATGCGGTTGCCCATATTGGTCAAACGGCACAAGCGTTATCGAAAGGGTTGCTGATGGGGGCGCGCGGCAATTCTGGCGTTATTCTTTCACAGTTATTCCGCGGTTTTGGAAAAGCGATTGAAAATAATGCGACTGTCAATGGAGCACAATTTGCAGCTGCCTTGAAGTATGGCGTTGAAACTGCCTATAAAGCGGTTATGAAACCTGTTGAAGGAACAATTTTAACTGTAGCAAAAGATGCGTCTAACATCGGCGTTGAAAAAGCTGCTTCGACTGATGACATTATTGAAGTAATGGAAGCTGTAGTAAAAGAAGCACAAGCTTCACTTGAACGGACGCCAGACTTATTGGCGGTGTTGAAGGAAGTTGGCGTTGTTGATAGCGGTGGACAAGGTCTCGTTTACGTATACGAAGGCTTCTTGGCATGCTTAAAAGGTGAAGAACTTCCAGAAAGAACTGTCGTAGAGTCTATGGATGACTTAGTGAGCGCTGAACATCATCGCACTGTCCAAGGGTTCATGAATACGGAAGATATTGAATTTGGATATTGTACAGAATTCATGGTGAAGTTCGAGGATGATAAACTGGAAACGAATCCATATGACGAATCCGAATTCCGACAAGGTCTGAGTCAATTTGGTGATTCTCTTCTAGTTATTTCCGATGATGAAGTTGCGAAAGTACATATCCATACAGAAGAACCGGGAGACGCACTTAGTTACGGGCAGAAATTCGGTTCTCTTATTAAAATTAAAATTGAAAACATGCGTCAGCAACATCTTGAAATCGTCGGAGAAAATTTTTCTGTACAAAATATGACGAAAAAAGAAGTTGTTAAACATCCATACGCGGTCGTAACAGTTGCTATGGGGGCTGGGATTTCAGAATTATTAAAAAGTGTAGGTGCATCTGCCGTTATCGAAGGTGGGCAGACGATGAACCCGTCAACTGAAGATATCGTGAAAGCGATTGAAGAAGTCGGTGCTGAAAGAGTTCTTATTTTACCGAACAATAAAAACATAATTATGGCAGCTGAGCAGGCGGCGCAGATTATTGGTATTGAGGCTGCTGTCGTTCCTACAAAAACAGTGCCAGAAGGTCTTGCTGCTATACTTGCATTCAATCCGGAAGCGGAAGTGAGCGTAAACACAGCAGCGATGACAGAGGCAGCATCGTTCGTAAAAACTGGACAAGTCACACATGCAGTAAGAGATACGTCGATTGACGGCGTTGAAATTACAAAAGACGACTTCATGGGTATTTCAGGCGGTAAGATCATAACATCTGCGCCTTCACTTAAAAATGTCATGGAAACACTTTTGAACTCAATCATCGATGGCGATGCTGAAATTGTAACGATCATTTATGGCGAAGATGTCAGTGAGGAAGACGCTTCTGCAATCGTAAGTTATGTAGAGGATAACTTCGCCCACGCAGAAGTAGAACTTTATAACGGAAAACAGCCGTTGTATCCATATATCATTTCAGTTGAATAA
- a CDS encoding Asp23/Gls24 family envelope stress response protein: MSIEVKNEYGKIDITNDVITQVVGEAAIECYGVVGMASRHQIRDGLTEILGKENFTRGVIVRNVGDDTHIDMYVIVGYGTKISEVAYQVQSKVKYTLKKTVGMTVKSVNIFVQGVRVTNL; this comes from the coding sequence ATGTCAATCGAAGTGAAGAACGAATACGGCAAAATCGATATTACGAATGACGTCATTACCCAAGTGGTTGGGGAGGCGGCTATCGAATGTTATGGAGTTGTCGGAATGGCTTCAAGGCATCAGATCCGGGATGGCCTTACTGAAATCCTTGGGAAAGAAAATTTCACACGGGGAGTCATCGTCCGTAATGTTGGGGATGATACGCATATCGATATGTATGTCATTGTTGGATATGGTACTAAAATTTCTGAAGTAGCCTACCAAGTACAATCAAAAGTGAAGTATACATTGAAAAAGACAGTCGGCATGACTGTGAAATCTGTCAATATTTTTGTCCAGGGAGTCCGAGTGACGAACCTGTAG
- the rpmB gene encoding 50S ribosomal protein L28 yields MSKECVITGRKARAGNARSHAMNATRRSWGANLQKVRILINGKPKRVWVSARALKSGKVQRV; encoded by the coding sequence ATGTCTAAAGAATGTGTTATTACAGGACGCAAAGCCCGTGCAGGCAATGCGCGCTCACACGCAATGAACGCAACTCGTCGTTCTTGGGGTGCGAACCTTCAAAAAGTCCGTATTCTCATTAACGGTAAACCTAAACGTGTATGGGTCTCTGCTAGAGCCCTTAAATCAGGTAAAGTTCAACGTGTTTAA